One Manduca sexta isolate Smith_Timp_Sample1 chromosome 26, JHU_Msex_v1.0, whole genome shotgun sequence genomic region harbors:
- the LOC115444672 gene encoding endocuticle structural glycoprotein SgAbd-8: MKSIVLVSMLVAVAFAAPQGQPEHEPIPIVRDDSQINGDGSYQYAYETGNGISADQKGELKKVGDVEALEVQGEFKYPSENGEQISLTYTADENGFHPQGAHLPTAPPVPEAIQRSLAYLATAPPAPADAPQA; encoded by the exons ATGAAATCTATT GTGTTGGTTTCCATGCTGGTCGCGGTGGCGTTCGCCGCTCCCCAAGGGCAGCCCGAACACGAGCCCATCCCGATAGTCCGTGACGACAGCCAAATCAATGGCGACGGATCGTACCAATACGCTTACGAGACCGGCAACGGCATCAGCGCTGACCAGAAGGGTGAACTCAAGAAGGTTGGAGACGTAGAGGCTTTGGAAGTGCAGGGCGAGTTCAAGTACCCCAGCGAGAACGGAGAGCAGATCTCCCTTACGTACACCGCTGACGAGAACGGATTCCACCCGCAAGGCGCCCATTTGCCCACCGCCCCCCCGGTACCTGAAGCCATCCAGCGCTCGCTCGCCTACCTCGCCACTGCGCCTCCCGCACCCGCCGACGCACCCCAAGCCTAA
- the LOC115444666 gene encoding larval cuticle protein LCP-17: protein MKTIVALSCLLALAAAAPQGEPIPIVRQDSQINPDGSYQYSYETGNGISADERGALKNIGAEEPALQVEGQFQYPSEEGGNIQLSYIANENGFQPQGAHLPTPPPIPEAIQRALAYLATAPPQA from the exons ATGAAGACCATTGTT GCTTTATCCTGCCTTCTGGCGCTCGCGGCCGCCGCTCCTCAAGGAGAGCCCATCCCGATCGTCAGACAAGACAGCCAGATCAACCCAGATGGCTCGTACCAGTACTCCTATGAAACCGGCAACGGTATCTCGGCTGATGAGAGAGGAGCACTGAAGAACATTGGTGCTGAAGAGCCAGCCCTGCAGGTGGAAGGCCAGTTCCAGTACCCCAGCGAGGAGGGTGGCAACATCCAGCTGTCTTACATCGCCAACGAGAATGGTTTCCAACCCCAAGGAGCTCATCTCCCCACTCCTCCCCCGATCCCTGAAGCTATCCAGCGCGCCCTCGCCTACCTTGCAACCGCCCCGCCTCAGGCTTAA